In one Vulgatibacter incomptus genomic region, the following are encoded:
- a CDS encoding ABC transporter permease subunit yields the protein MANVALDLLREALSRKWFLALGAGITLLLALLALSLRLEVADGALAATRLFGTDMGATDTAMKAILGGAASLVFYGGVVFGIVACADFGPSLLAPGRVELMLALPIRRWELLVGTWLGVFAIATLGALYGAGGLTLVLGLKAGLWTPGPLLASLLGSATFAGIYAAMLAATTWVRSAAVSAAAGFAVFFAGIVAGHRDDILPAFAPGVGRAAFSFLSSLFPRISSLGSDAIALAASGASELDGLAWHLGGLAIFGLSCLAFATWRFEGRDF from the coding sequence GTGGCGAACGTCGCTCTCGACCTGCTGCGAGAGGCGCTCTCGCGCAAGTGGTTCCTCGCCCTCGGCGCGGGCATCACGCTCCTGCTCGCGCTCCTCGCGCTCTCCCTGCGCCTGGAGGTGGCCGACGGCGCCCTCGCCGCGACCCGCCTCTTCGGCACCGACATGGGCGCGACGGACACGGCGATGAAGGCGATCCTCGGGGGCGCCGCCTCGCTGGTCTTCTACGGCGGCGTCGTCTTCGGGATCGTGGCCTGCGCGGACTTCGGCCCGAGCCTCCTCGCGCCAGGCCGCGTGGAGCTGATGCTGGCGCTCCCGATCCGACGATGGGAGCTCCTCGTGGGCACTTGGCTCGGTGTGTTCGCCATCGCTACTTTGGGTGCGCTCTATGGAGCGGGGGGCCTCACCCTCGTCCTCGGCCTGAAAGCGGGGCTGTGGACCCCGGGCCCGCTCCTCGCCAGTCTGCTGGGGAGCGCGACCTTCGCGGGGATCTACGCCGCGATGCTCGCCGCCACGACCTGGGTGCGCAGCGCCGCGGTCTCTGCGGCGGCGGGCTTCGCCGTCTTCTTCGCGGGGATCGTGGCCGGCCACCGCGACGACATCCTCCCTGCGTTCGCCCCGGGGGTGGGCCGCGCGGCCTTCTCCTTCCTCTCCAGCCTCTTTCCGCGGATCTCGTCGCTCGGGAGCGACGCGATAGCCCTCGCCGCCTCGGGCGCCAGCGAGCTCGACGGCCTCGCGTGGCACCTGGGCGGGCTGGCGATCTTCGGGCTCTCCTGCCTCGCCTTCGCGACCTGGCGCTTCGAGGGGAGGGACTTCTGA
- a CDS encoding ABC transporter ATP-binding protein: MTFAIEAVALRKRYGGLGGGREALAGIDLQVPRGSGFGLIGLNGAGKTTFIKSLLSVVRPTSGHLRVLGGDPSDPAIRARIGYLPERLQLPHAWRATEFLASIARLKGLGRPGPEVERQLARVGLAGEAKRIGAFSKGMKQRLGLAAALLGGPELLILDEPTDGIDPLGRAEVRRLLSEELARGATVFLNSHLLSETVRICDRIGILAKGRLVREGSLDSLCGSGTRHRLRFAAGADRERLLDAGFLPSAEDGAWSCEAADPESLGARLDAARATGALLLELAPELRDLEDVLAEAVEAAA; encoded by the coding sequence ATGACGTTTGCCATTGAGGCGGTGGCGCTGCGCAAGCGCTACGGTGGGCTCGGCGGAGGCCGGGAGGCCCTCGCCGGCATCGATCTCCAGGTTCCGCGCGGCTCGGGCTTCGGCCTGATCGGCCTCAACGGCGCGGGCAAGACGACCTTCATCAAATCCCTGCTCTCGGTGGTGCGCCCGACGTCCGGCCACCTCCGCGTGCTCGGAGGCGATCCCTCGGATCCGGCGATCCGCGCCCGGATCGGCTACCTCCCCGAGCGCCTGCAGCTCCCGCATGCTTGGAGGGCGACCGAATTCCTCGCGAGCATCGCGCGGCTCAAGGGCCTTGGCCGTCCGGGGCCCGAGGTCGAGCGGCAGCTCGCCCGGGTCGGCCTCGCAGGCGAAGCGAAGCGGATCGGCGCGTTCTCCAAGGGCATGAAGCAGCGCCTCGGGCTCGCCGCCGCGCTCCTGGGAGGCCCCGAGCTCCTGATCCTCGACGAGCCCACGGACGGCATCGACCCCCTGGGCCGCGCCGAGGTCCGGCGGCTCCTCTCGGAGGAGCTCGCCCGTGGAGCGACGGTCTTCCTGAACTCCCACCTGCTCTCGGAGACCGTCCGGATCTGCGATCGGATCGGGATCCTCGCCAAAGGTCGCCTGGTTCGCGAGGGCAGCCTGGACTCGCTCTGCGGCAGCGGAACGCGGCACCGCCTGCGCTTCGCCGCCGGCGCTGACCGCGAGAGGCTCCTGGACGCGGGCTTCCTGCCGTCGGCGGAGGATGGAGCCTGGAGCTGCGAGGCGGCAGACCCCGAGTCCCTCGGCGCGAGGCTCGACGCCGCCAGGGCGACGGGCGCTCTGCTCCTCGAGCTCGCGCCCGAGCTCCGCGACCTCGAGGACGTCCTCGCGGAAGCGGTGGAGGCGGCCGCTTGA